The following are encoded together in the Juglans microcarpa x Juglans regia isolate MS1-56 chromosome 2D, Jm3101_v1.0, whole genome shotgun sequence genome:
- the LOC121248036 gene encoding F-box/LRR-repeat MAX2 homolog A encodes MATTINDLPDAILSNIIALISDSRTRNSISLVSHKFLQLERPTRTTLVLRGNARDLFMIPRCFRSVTHLDLSLLSPWGHSLLSSSSSSYDPHLLAYLLRQAFPSVTSLTVYARSPSVLQVLLSPQWPALRHLKLVRWHQRPHLPVGSDFFPVFDKCPSLSSLDLSEFYYWSEDLPPVLRAYPAISASLTKLDLLTTSFAEGFKSLEIQDIVAACPNLKHLLLACVFDPRYNGFVGDEALLSISRNCPKLTLLHLADTTSLSNTRGDPNEDGYSSEDARISRATLVDLFSCLPLLEELVLDVCKNVRDSGLALEALGSNRSKLKVLKLGQFHGVCMAIGSQLDGIALCRGLESLSIKNSADLEDMGLIEIARGCGKLKKFEVVGCKKITGKGLRTLASLLRKTLVEVGISACINLDAAASLKALEPVRDRIERLHIDCVWENLGEEDTQEGVYDFDIHDVDEEEFENGRVEMDGMGKRKKCKYSSEASAKADCSYMASNGNGFWFKTWERLRYLSLWIGVGELLTPLPMAGLEDCPNLEEIRIKVEGDCRGRHKPAELAFGLSTLARYNQLSKMQLDCGDTLGFALTAPSGQMDLSLWERFFLNGIGDLMSLEELDYWPPQDRDVNQRSLTLPGAGLLGGCFALRKLFIHGTAHEHFLTFLLRIPNLRDVQLREDYYPAPENDMSTEMRVDSCSRFEDALNSRPILD; translated from the coding sequence ATGGCCACCACCATCAACGACCTTCCCGACGCTATTCTCAGCAACATCATCGCTTTGATCTCCGACAGTCGTACCCGCAACTCCATCTCCCTCGTCTCCCACAAGTTCCTCCAACTCGAGAGGCCAACCCGCACCACCCTCGTCCTCCGCGGCAACGCCCGCGACCTCTTCATGATCCCCCGCTGTTTCCGCTCCGTCACCCATCTCgacctctcccttctctctccctGGGGTCATTCCCTTCTCTcctcttcatcatcttcctaCGATCCCCACCTTCTCGCTTACCTTCTCCGCCAAGCCTTTCCCTCCGTCACATCCCTCACCGTCTATGCCCGTTCTCCCTCCGTTCTCCAGGTCCTCCTTTCACCCCAATGGCCCGCCTTGCGCCATCTCAAGCTCGTCCGCTGGCATCAACGCCCTCATCTCCCCGTCGGGTCCGACTTCTTTCCTGTCTTTGACAAATGCCCCTCCCTTTCCTCCCTGGACCTATCCGAATTCTACTACTGGTCCGAGGATCTCCCCCCAGTTCTCCGAGCCTATCCGGCTATTTCGGCTTCCCTCACCAAACTCGACCTCCTCACCACGTCGTTTGCAGAGGGCTTCAAATCCCTCGAGATCCAAGACATCGTGGCTGCTTGCCCCAACCTTAAACACCTCCTCTTAGCCTGCGTGTTCGATCCGAGGTACAATGGGTTCGTCGGCGACGAGGCTTTGTTGTCGATATCCAGAAACTGCCCAAAGCTCACGCTTCTTCACCTGGCAGACACTACGTCCTTGTCGAACACCCGCGGGGACCCAAACGAAGACGGGTATAGTTCCGAGGACGCGAGAATCAGCCGTGCGACGTTAGTGGACCTCTTCTCTTGCCTGCCTCTGCTAGAGGAGCTGGTCCTGGATGTGTGCAAGAACGTGAGAGATAGTGGGTTAGCGCTGGAAGCGCTTGGCTCCAATCGTTCGAAGCTGAAGGTGCTGAAGCTGGGACAGTTTCATGGTGTGTGCATGGCGATTGGGTCGCAATTGGATGGGATTGCCTTGTGTCGAGGGCTGGAGTCGCTGTCGATAAAGAACTCGGCAGACTTGGAGGATATGGGCTTGATCGAGATCGCGAGGGGGTGTGGTAAATTAAAGAAGTTTGAGGTTGTTGGGTGCAAGAAGATTACTGGGAAGGGACTGAGGACTTTGGCTTCTTTGCTGCGGAAGACTTTGGTTGAGGTCGGGATTTCTGCTTGTATAAATCTCGATGCGGCGGCGTCTTTGAAAGCGCTGGAGCCAGTTCGCGATCGGATCGAGCGGCTTCACATAGATTGCGTGTGGGAAAACTTGGGAGAGGAGGATACTCAGGAAGGTGTTTATGATTTCGATATCCACGACGTGGATGAGGAGGAGTTCGAGAATGGACGGGTTGAAATGGATGGGATGGGCAAAAGGAAGAAATGCAAGTACTCATCGGAAGCTTCAGCCAAGGCGGATTGCTCGTATATGGCAAGCAATGGAAATGGGTTTTGGTTCAAGACCTGGGAGCGACTCAGGTATCTGTCTCTGTGGATTGGTGTTGGTGAGCTTCTGACTCCATTGCCAATGGCGGGTCTTGAGGATTGTCCAAACTTGGAGGAGATTCGGATAAAGGTCGAGGGAGATTGCCGGGGAAGGCACAAGCCGGCAGAGCTGGCGTTCGGGCTGAGCACACTCGCAAGGTACAACCAGCTGTCGAAGATGCAGTTGGATTGCGGAGACACATTAGGTTTTGCACTGACTGCACCGTCGGGGCAAATGGACTTGAGCCTGTGGGAGAGGTTTTTCCTGAATGGAATTGGGGATTTGATGAGTTTGGAAGAGCTTGATTATTGGCCACCTCAGGACAGGGATGTTAATCAGAGGAGTCTAACACTTCCGGGAGCTGGTTTACTTGGAGGATGTTTTGCCCTGAGGAAGCTTTTCATACACGGTACGGCTCATGAGCATTTCTTGACGTTCCTGCTAAGAATACCAAATCTGAGAGATGTGCAGCTAAGAGAGGATTACTATCCGGCACCGGAGAACGACATGAGTACAGAGATGAGGGTGGACTCTTGCAGTCGGTTTGAGGATGCATTGAACAGCCGCCCCATCCTTGATTGA